A portion of the Achromobacter sp. MFA1 R4 genome contains these proteins:
- a CDS encoding Fur family transcriptional regulator, whose product MDHTRLRDAGIKATFPRLKILDIFYRHADQHMSAADIHRRLISDHSNIGLATVYRVITQLEQAGLLRRTQLDTHNMVFELSDKGHHDHLVCTRCGQIREASDPAMAQRVGKIARRSGFALDSYSLVLYGSCGCADDQPALPHGAFE is encoded by the coding sequence ATGGACCACACACGGCTGCGCGACGCCGGCATCAAAGCCACCTTCCCGCGTTTGAAGATCCTGGACATCTTCTACCGCCACGCGGACCAGCACATGAGCGCCGCGGACATCCACCGCCGCCTCATCTCGGACCACAGCAATATCGGCCTGGCCACGGTTTACCGGGTGATCACGCAACTCGAACAGGCAGGCCTGCTCCGGCGCACCCAGCTCGATACGCACAACATGGTGTTCGAACTCAGCGACAAAGGCCATCACGACCACTTGGTCTGCACGCGCTGCGGGCAGATCCGGGAAGCCAGCGATCCCGCCATGGCGCAACGGGTCGGGAAGATCGCCAGGCGCAGCGGCTTCGCGCTGGATTCCTACAGCCTCGTCCTCTATGGCAGCTGCGGCTGCGCGGACGACCAACCCGCCCTGCCCCACGGAGCCTTCGAATGA
- a CDS encoding MSHA biogenesis protein MshH, whose product MNHALACLFCQSTLAQGAALLEQNGAAICKACVDRFSVRFAERAWAMAATPQEQLDVLLEESRRALEQSETLAERARCCGLSLNELSAALPARSLS is encoded by the coding sequence ATGAATCACGCCCTCGCCTGTCTGTTTTGCCAATCCACGCTCGCGCAGGGCGCGGCGCTGCTCGAACAGAACGGCGCGGCCATCTGCAAGGCCTGTGTCGACCGGTTCTCCGTGCGCTTTGCCGAGCGCGCGTGGGCGATGGCGGCCACGCCGCAGGAGCAGCTGGATGTGTTGCTGGAAGAAAGCCGGCGCGCCCTGGAGCAGAGCGAAACGCTGGCCGAGCGGGCGCGTTGCTGCGGCCTCAGCCTGAACGAGCTGTCGGCGGCGCTGCCCGCCCGCTCGCTGTCCTGA
- a CDS encoding YkgJ family cysteine cluster protein, translating to MSLPLTTLISFVSPAVLAGDDPAANPCLDCGACCAHFRVSFYIGELAGENGGQVPLDLVTQMSPLRACMKGTELGGGRCISLRGELGKPGIHCAIYENRPTPCREFDIWMPDGSPNPDCQRLRLGLGLAPVPPRPDAENDPEGPLHPDQPAAA from the coding sequence ATGTCCCTGCCACTGACTACGCTCATCTCGTTCGTATCGCCCGCCGTGCTGGCCGGCGACGATCCCGCCGCCAATCCCTGCCTGGACTGCGGCGCCTGTTGCGCCCACTTCCGCGTGTCCTTCTACATCGGCGAGCTGGCCGGCGAGAACGGCGGCCAGGTGCCGCTGGACCTCGTCACCCAGATGAGCCCATTGCGAGCCTGCATGAAGGGCACGGAGTTGGGCGGAGGACGCTGCATCTCGCTGCGGGGCGAACTGGGCAAGCCCGGCATCCACTGCGCCATCTACGAAAACCGCCCCACGCCCTGCCGCGAATTCGATATCTGGATGCCGGACGGCTCGCCCAACCCGGATTGCCAGCGCCTGCGCCTGGGACTGGGGCTGGCGCCCGTCCCGCCCCGGCCCGATGCCGAGAACGATCCCGAGGGGCCGCTGCACCCGGACCAGCCCGCCGCGGCCTGA
- a CDS encoding DNA-binding response regulator: protein MRGMNDDFLSMAPGQLAGLRVLVVEDRPEDRMLLVDFLTSQDCRVYVAEDGNDGYRKAQMVQPDIILMDVSMPVCDGLAACRLLKADQATRGIPVIFLTAAALPGERVAGLSAGAVDYVAKPFDFEEVRLRLLIHLRVASAPAPAPALAAAGAEDGTSAAAAGATLDGVLFRAARKLLRERLDHTPELMALAQALNTNARRLNQAFRRCAGTTVFEFLREERMREARRLLCETSLDIQAISQAVGYGNRGNFSTAFRERFGMPPTALRQEFDPHA, encoded by the coding sequence ATGCGCGGCATGAACGACGACTTCCTTTCGATGGCGCCGGGCCAACTCGCCGGCCTGCGCGTGCTGGTGGTCGAGGATCGCCCCGAAGACCGCATGCTGCTGGTGGACTTCCTGACCAGCCAGGACTGCCGCGTCTATGTGGCCGAGGACGGCAACGACGGCTACCGCAAAGCGCAAATGGTGCAGCCGGACATCATCCTGATGGACGTGTCCATGCCGGTCTGCGACGGCCTGGCGGCCTGCCGGCTGTTGAAGGCGGATCAGGCCACGCGCGGCATCCCCGTCATCTTCCTGACTGCGGCGGCCCTGCCCGGCGAACGGGTGGCGGGGCTGTCGGCGGGCGCCGTGGATTACGTGGCCAAGCCGTTCGATTTCGAGGAAGTGCGCCTGCGCCTGCTGATACACCTGCGCGTGGCGTCCGCGCCTGCTCCCGCGCCCGCTTTGGCCGCGGCAGGGGCGGAAGATGGCACCTCCGCCGCGGCGGCGGGGGCGACGCTGGATGGCGTCCTGTTCCGCGCCGCCCGCAAGCTGCTGCGCGAGCGGCTGGATCACACGCCGGAATTGATGGCGCTGGCCCAGGCGTTGAACACCAACGCGCGGCGGCTGAACCAGGCCTTCCGGCGTTGCGCCGGAACGACCGTCTTCGAGTTTCTGCGGGAAGAGCGCATGCGCGAGGCTCGCCGCCTGCTGTGCGAGACCAGCCTGGACATCCAGGCCATTTCGCAAGCGGTGGGTTATGGCAACCGGGGTAATTTTTCCACCGCCTTCCGCGAGCGCTTCGGCATGCCGCCGACGGCCCTGCGCCAGGAATTCGATCCTCATGCCTGA
- a CDS encoding ShlB/FhaC/HecB family hemolysin secretion/activation protein produces the protein MPRLSRFCRPAVRFLSPISLQVGLASTVLALVASPVQAQNVRPQLPSAAEPGRPLPQPVLPESTPGAPQVTVQQGSASEAPAGADKLSFTLTDMRVDGVTHYAPATVSAFYQDLVGKTITVADAFKVANDIELLYRNDGYVTTRVIVPEQTVEGGVFRIVVVEGYVSDVMYDGDIGPAQAAVEKLVERLRGVRPINVAEVERQLLLANDLNGLIVRASLEASPKEVGGSVLVVRSERKPVDAAVGFDNRGSPYLGWSEMTGQVTLNSFGARADTFTLSGRLGFPSYRSQAVAGNYDMLVTDSGMTFGLAASYAKSEPGRDLAPLNVASDVQAYAATVTYPLIRSRLENLRAFGTFDVRNVTTDITEAPFTRDRLRVLRAGLSYDRTDSWNGITAIRGTVHQGLDAMGATQQGAELASRANGRSDFLKFTAELTRLQQFTERLSMVATFAGQYSTSPLLASEEFALGGPNFGRAYDDGEMSADNGLAGSLELRYAVSTDRFLPHGAHVYSFIDGGRIWSRSDSAPLTRSNVSSIGAGMRANLSKTVYATFEVAKPTSGDVLTQGNKNPRVFFSISAQY, from the coding sequence ATGCCCCGCCTATCCCGATTCTGCCGTCCCGCCGTCCGTTTCCTGTCCCCCATTTCCCTGCAAGTCGGTCTTGCCTCAACGGTTCTGGCGCTGGTCGCCAGCCCCGTCCAGGCGCAGAACGTGCGTCCGCAACTGCCTTCGGCCGCCGAGCCGGGCCGCCCGCTGCCGCAACCCGTGCTGCCCGAAAGCACGCCCGGCGCACCCCAGGTGACCGTGCAGCAGGGCAGCGCGTCCGAGGCGCCGGCCGGCGCCGACAAGCTGAGCTTCACGCTCACGGACATGCGCGTGGACGGGGTTACGCACTACGCCCCCGCGACAGTGAGCGCGTTCTATCAGGATCTGGTGGGAAAGACGATCACGGTGGCCGATGCCTTCAAGGTGGCCAACGACATCGAACTGCTCTATCGCAATGACGGCTACGTGACCACGCGCGTCATCGTGCCGGAGCAGACCGTCGAGGGCGGCGTGTTCCGCATCGTGGTGGTGGAAGGCTATGTCTCCGATGTGATGTACGACGGCGACATCGGACCGGCGCAAGCCGCGGTCGAGAAGCTGGTGGAGCGCCTGCGCGGCGTGCGCCCGATCAACGTGGCCGAGGTCGAACGCCAACTGCTGCTGGCCAACGACCTGAATGGCCTGATCGTGCGCGCATCGCTGGAGGCTTCGCCCAAGGAAGTGGGCGGCTCGGTGCTGGTGGTGCGCAGTGAACGCAAGCCGGTCGACGCGGCCGTGGGCTTTGACAACCGTGGATCGCCCTATCTGGGCTGGAGCGAAATGACCGGCCAGGTCACGCTCAATTCGTTCGGCGCGCGCGCCGACACCTTCACGCTGAGCGGCCGCCTGGGCTTTCCCTCCTATCGCAGCCAGGCCGTGGCCGGCAACTACGACATGCTGGTCACCGACAGCGGCATGACCTTCGGCCTGGCCGCCAGCTACGCCAAGAGCGAGCCCGGCCGCGACCTCGCCCCGTTGAACGTCGCCAGCGACGTGCAGGCCTACGCGGCCACCGTCACCTACCCGCTGATCCGCTCGCGCCTGGAAAACCTGCGCGCCTTCGGCACGTTCGACGTGCGCAACGTCACCACCGACATCACCGAAGCGCCCTTCACGCGTGACCGCCTGCGCGTCCTGCGCGCGGGCCTGAGCTACGACCGCACCGACAGCTGGAACGGCATCACCGCCATCCGCGGCACGGTGCACCAGGGCCTGGACGCGATGGGCGCGACGCAGCAAGGCGCCGAACTCGCCTCTCGCGCCAATGGCCGTTCGGATTTCCTGAAGTTCACCGCCGAATTGACCCGCCTGCAGCAGTTCACCGAACGCCTGTCCATGGTGGCCACGTTCGCGGGCCAGTACAGCACCAGCCCGCTCCTGGCCAGCGAGGAATTCGCGCTGGGCGGCCCGAATTTCGGCCGCGCCTACGACGATGGCGAAATGTCCGCCGACAACGGCTTGGCCGGCTCGCTGGAGCTGCGTTACGCCGTGTCGACCGACCGCTTCCTGCCGCACGGCGCGCACGTCTATTCGTTCATCGATGGCGGCCGCATCTGGTCGCGCAGCGACAGCGCGCCCCTGACCCGCTCGAACGTGTCCTCCATTGGCGCGGGCATGCGCGCCAACCTCAGCAAAACCGTATACGCCACCTTCGAAGTGGCCAAGCCCACCAGCGGGGATGTCCTGACCCAGGGCAACAAGAATCCCCGCGTGTTCTTCAGCATTTCGGCCCAGTACTAA
- a CDS encoding GntP family permease, protein MGLSGILLALVLLIWLAYRGWSILLLAPAAATITAAAAGEPLLAHWTQTFMGGAAGFVAQFFPLFLLGALFGKLMDDSGSVTAIADAMTRKLGARRAILAVVLAGAIVTYGGVSLFVAFFVLAPMAHALFKSAGIPVRLMPAAILLGTSTFTMSALPGTPAVQNAIPMPFFATTPFAAPGLGIVASAIMLGFGLWWLTRAEAAARRAGEGYVAPAGMAVDVSEDVVVRERATVAREFDPAEIQHGQRSPDAPSTLVAATPLVVVILVNLLMTLVVLPRMDTGWLADARWGGTSLAAVGGVWSVITALLAAIAVLVALNFRRLPSVRDTMDAGVNASALPLLSVASLVGFGAVVASLPSFAMVRDWVLSIEGGPLVSLAVATNVLAALTGSASGGLTIALQSLAGTYMELAQTLGIDPALMHRVSVIGAGTLDSLPHNGAVVTLLAVCGSTHREGYMNIVVVGIVGPIIGLAAVIALGSAVGSF, encoded by the coding sequence ATGGGACTCTCAGGCATCCTGCTCGCCCTGGTACTGCTCATCTGGCTGGCCTATCGCGGCTGGAGCATCCTGCTGCTGGCGCCAGCCGCCGCCACGATCACCGCCGCCGCGGCCGGCGAGCCGCTGCTGGCGCACTGGACACAGACCTTCATGGGCGGCGCGGCCGGCTTCGTGGCGCAGTTCTTTCCCCTGTTCCTCTTGGGCGCGCTGTTCGGCAAGCTGATGGACGACAGCGGGTCGGTCACGGCCATCGCCGACGCCATGACGCGCAAGCTGGGCGCCCGCCGCGCCATCCTGGCGGTGGTGCTGGCCGGCGCCATCGTGACCTACGGCGGGGTCAGCCTGTTCGTCGCCTTCTTCGTGCTGGCGCCCATGGCGCATGCCCTGTTCAAGTCCGCGGGGATTCCGGTGCGCCTGATGCCCGCCGCCATCCTGCTGGGCACGTCCACATTCACGATGTCCGCCTTGCCCGGTACGCCGGCCGTGCAGAACGCCATCCCGATGCCGTTCTTCGCGACCACGCCGTTCGCCGCGCCGGGGCTGGGCATTGTCGCCAGCGCGATCATGCTGGGATTCGGCCTGTGGTGGCTGACGCGCGCGGAGGCCGCGGCGCGGCGCGCGGGTGAAGGCTATGTCGCGCCAGCGGGCATGGCCGTCGACGTGTCCGAAGACGTGGTCGTGCGCGAACGCGCGACCGTGGCGCGCGAGTTCGATCCCGCCGAGATCCAGCACGGCCAGCGCAGCCCGGACGCGCCCTCGACGCTGGTGGCCGCGACGCCGCTGGTGGTGGTGATCCTGGTGAATCTGCTGATGACGCTGGTCGTCCTGCCGCGCATGGACACTGGCTGGCTTGCCGATGCGCGCTGGGGCGGCACCAGCCTGGCGGCCGTGGGCGGGGTCTGGTCGGTGATCACCGCGCTGCTGGCCGCGATTGCGGTGCTGGTGGCGCTGAACTTCCGCCGGCTGCCTTCGGTGCGGGACACCATGGACGCGGGCGTGAATGCGTCGGCGCTGCCGTTGCTGAGCGTGGCGAGCCTGGTCGGGTTTGGCGCGGTGGTCGCGTCGCTGCCGTCCTTCGCGATGGTGCGCGACTGGGTGCTGTCGATCGAGGGCGGGCCCCTGGTGTCGCTGGCCGTGGCGACCAACGTGCTAGCGGCGTTGACCGGGTCGGCCTCCGGGGGCCTGACCATCGCCCTGCAGTCGCTGGCCGGCACGTACATGGAACTGGCGCAGACCCTGGGCATCGATCCGGCGCTGATGCACCGCGTGTCGGTGATCGGCGCGGGCACGCTGGACAGCCTGCCGCACAACGGTGCCGTCGTGACGCTGCTGGCCGTATGCGGATCGACGCACCGCGAGGGCTACATGAACATCGTCGTGGTGGGCATCGTGGGGCCCATCATCGGACTGGCCGCCGTCATCGCGCTGGGCAGCGCGGTGGGATCGTTCTGA
- a CDS encoding patatin-like phospholipase family protein — translation MARSKASATAPEPLLIDLALQGGGAHGAFTWGVLDRLLQEPWLGIDGISGTSAGAMNAAVLVLGHARGGADGARAALDDFWRRVSQAATFSPFRRSPLDVLMGSWSLDHSPMFVAFDLASRVFSPYDLTASSANPLAGILDELIDFDELARAPIHLFVTATNARTGRGRVFKNAEVNADVLLASACLPTMFRAVMIDGDPYWDGGYSGNPTITPLVRECKSRDTILVQINPVERPGLPSSAREIMNRLNEVTFNASLLKELRMIALLRQVADPGNGEGAMWAGMRIHRVSSDLMVKLGYSSKLNAEWAFLCMLRDEGRKAADSFLQAHGADLGKRSTLDIDEMLGEV, via the coding sequence GTGGCCCGATCCAAAGCGTCAGCGACAGCACCCGAGCCCCTGTTGATCGACCTCGCCCTGCAGGGCGGGGGCGCGCATGGCGCGTTCACCTGGGGCGTGCTGGATCGCCTGCTGCAAGAGCCCTGGCTGGGCATAGACGGCATTTCGGGCACGTCGGCTGGCGCCATGAACGCCGCGGTGCTGGTGCTGGGCCACGCGCGCGGCGGCGCCGACGGGGCCCGCGCCGCGCTCGACGATTTCTGGCGCCGCGTGTCGCAGGCGGCCACGTTCAGCCCCTTTCGCCGCAGTCCGCTCGACGTGCTGATGGGCTCGTGGTCGCTGGACCACTCGCCCATGTTCGTCGCCTTCGACCTGGCCTCGCGCGTGTTTTCCCCGTATGACCTGACCGCGTCCTCGGCCAATCCGCTGGCCGGGATCCTCGACGAACTGATCGATTTCGACGAGCTGGCGCGGGCGCCCATCCACCTGTTCGTCACCGCGACCAACGCGCGCACGGGCCGCGGCCGCGTGTTCAAGAACGCCGAGGTGAACGCCGACGTGCTGCTGGCCTCGGCCTGCCTGCCCACCATGTTCCGGGCCGTGATGATAGACGGCGACCCCTACTGGGACGGGGGCTACAGCGGCAACCCCACCATCACGCCGCTCGTGCGCGAATGCAAGTCCCGCGACACCATCCTGGTGCAGATCAATCCCGTCGAACGCCCGGGGCTGCCCAGCAGCGCGCGCGAGATCATGAACCGCCTGAACGAAGTGACCTTCAATGCCTCGCTCCTCAAAGAGCTGCGCATGATCGCGCTGCTGCGCCAGGTGGCCGATCCCGGCAACGGCGAAGGCGCGATGTGGGCGGGCATGCGGATCCACCGGGTGTCGTCGGACCTCATGGTGAAGCTGGGCTATTCGTCCAAGCTCAATGCCGAATGGGCCTTCCTGTGCATGCTGCGCGACGAAGGGCGCAAGGCGGCGGACAGCTTTCTGCAGGCCCACGGCGCCGACCTGGGCAAGCGGTCCACGCTCGACATCGATGAAATGCTGGGCGAGGTCTGA
- a CDS encoding DNA-3-methyladenine glycosylase I: MSAKTDFPDGLARCGWVDTSPEYMAYHDAEWGRPEADDRALFEQLCLEGFQSGLSWRTILNKREGFRRGFANFDPAALARFGEKEVQALLADPGIVRHRGKIEAMIHNAARALEMIEREGSLAAYFWRFEAPASDASTYGASTSEQSEALSKALKKLGWKFVGPTTVYAFMQSVGMVNDHSPDCHCHAVIEKKRKAFVRPAGR; encoded by the coding sequence TTGTCCGCCAAAACCGATTTTCCCGATGGCCTGGCCCGCTGCGGCTGGGTGGACACCTCCCCCGAATACATGGCCTACCATGATGCCGAATGGGGCCGCCCCGAGGCCGACGATCGCGCGCTGTTCGAACAGCTCTGCCTGGAAGGCTTCCAGTCGGGCCTGAGCTGGCGCACCATCCTGAACAAGCGCGAGGGCTTCCGCCGCGGTTTCGCCAACTTCGATCCCGCGGCGCTCGCCCGCTTTGGCGAAAAGGAAGTCCAGGCGCTGCTGGCCGATCCGGGCATCGTGCGCCATCGCGGCAAGATCGAAGCCATGATCCACAACGCGGCCCGGGCGCTGGAAATGATCGAGCGCGAGGGGTCGCTGGCGGCCTACTTCTGGCGCTTCGAAGCCCCGGCCAGCGACGCATCCACCTACGGCGCGTCCACCTCCGAGCAGTCCGAAGCCCTGTCCAAGGCGCTCAAGAAGCTGGGTTGGAAATTCGTCGGGCCGACCACGGTTTATGCGTTCATGCAGTCCGTGGGCATGGTCAACGACCACAGTCCCGATTGCCATTGCCACGCCGTCATCGAGAAAAAGCGCAAGGCCTTCGTGCGGCCGG
- a CDS encoding ATP-binding protein, which translates to MPDRRLGWPGWLPLSLLLLLVLSCLLAPVRAGAAPPSVDLTAVTGKLPLVHELQGIEDPTGAKDASELLDGPWQPVTPAWLNRGFSASAFWLRLDVHNPTAGFLERWLSLGVPRLEDVRFYLYPNGQRQPLKVVLAGNRQPLELREVPSAVSVVSLLLAPGERMTVLVRVQSRSAISMEPALWTPSAFVGDAQQGTLVLALLIGALLMVVIYTGVLGVAQRDLVFLLMGATILIEIFYSIAFQGLLYRYVLTGGGEAVLRAPSVLGTLAATLFGFTVMRFADLHRVRLWRWVYGALIALGLAGTAWSAWGDYRAASQTLIGLMLLWALVWLVSMADGWRRGHANARIFLLSFAVYCACFFLRLAFILGLLPGRWEGGPEVAWDLLSISLMLAILVHGRTRQHRQDKLAVERELTQAREREHRRLDQAVTERTQALQAALIQADEAGRVRQDFLARISHDLRTPLTSIIGFADLIQAGGRDDAPRGAIIRRSADHMLGMVNDLIDYAAGAGGQALRVSPEYVHALLDAVAKESAPIAARQNNQFLLRVSASVPAVLDMDGKRVRQVLSNLIDNAAKFTRGGVLTLTADYTEPGAGEASGQLVLSVRDTGCGIAPQDRQRIFEPFQRLASADNQPGVGLGLPIVQQWVQRMDGSIVVESGVGQGTLVSVSLPVRKMDESRISHHYIAAAPHVLPTLDGSGKLLWLAEDTPEIREFLVEELASMGFDVDSESDGRGIVARIQASDARRPDLILTDHRMEGADGAAVLAAARARWPDLPVVAVSATPHDTLAVDGARYDASLLKPISLVELRHVLGRLLHLPVNQTANDAEPAPVQTPRLSGADLAQVQRLLDSGAISDLIDWARALQARDAAFRDLGEQFRRLARQGDIAGIRALCERARAD; encoded by the coding sequence ATGCCTGATCGCCGCCTGGGTTGGCCGGGATGGCTGCCGCTATCCCTGTTGTTGCTGCTGGTGCTGTCGTGCCTGCTGGCGCCCGTGCGCGCGGGCGCCGCGCCGCCGTCGGTGGACCTGACCGCCGTGACCGGCAAATTGCCGCTAGTCCATGAACTGCAGGGCATCGAGGACCCGACCGGCGCCAAGGACGCCAGTGAGCTCCTGGACGGCCCCTGGCAGCCGGTGACGCCCGCCTGGCTGAACCGGGGCTTTTCCGCGTCGGCGTTCTGGCTCAGGCTGGACGTGCACAATCCCACCGCGGGTTTCCTGGAACGCTGGCTGTCCCTGGGCGTGCCCAGGCTGGAAGACGTGCGGTTCTACCTCTATCCCAACGGACAGCGGCAACCCCTGAAGGTCGTGCTGGCGGGCAACCGCCAGCCGCTTGAGCTGCGCGAAGTGCCGTCTGCCGTGTCGGTGGTGTCGCTGCTGCTCGCGCCCGGCGAGCGGATGACGGTGCTGGTCCGCGTGCAGAGCCGCTCGGCCATCAGCATGGAACCGGCCTTGTGGACGCCGTCCGCGTTCGTGGGCGATGCGCAGCAAGGCACCCTGGTCCTGGCGCTGCTGATCGGCGCGCTGTTGATGGTGGTGATCTACACGGGGGTGCTGGGCGTGGCGCAGCGCGACCTGGTGTTCCTGTTGATGGGCGCCACCATCCTGATCGAAATTTTCTACAGCATCGCCTTCCAGGGATTGCTTTATCGCTATGTGCTGACGGGCGGGGGCGAAGCGGTGCTGCGCGCGCCCAGCGTGCTGGGGACGCTGGCGGCCACCTTGTTCGGCTTCACGGTGATGCGGTTCGCGGACTTGCACCGGGTGCGGCTCTGGCGCTGGGTGTATGGCGCCCTGATCGCCCTGGGCCTCGCGGGCACCGCTTGGTCGGCATGGGGCGACTATCGCGCCGCCTCGCAGACGCTGATCGGACTGATGCTGCTGTGGGCGCTGGTCTGGCTGGTGTCCATGGCCGACGGCTGGCGGCGAGGACACGCAAACGCCCGGATCTTCCTGCTGTCCTTCGCGGTGTACTGCGCCTGCTTCTTCCTGCGGCTGGCCTTCATCCTGGGGCTGCTGCCCGGACGATGGGAGGGGGGGCCGGAGGTGGCCTGGGATCTGTTGTCGATCTCGCTGATGCTGGCGATCCTGGTGCATGGACGCACGCGTCAGCACCGCCAGGACAAGCTGGCGGTCGAGCGCGAACTGACACAGGCGCGCGAACGCGAACACAGGCGGCTGGACCAGGCCGTCACGGAGCGCACCCAGGCCTTGCAGGCGGCGCTCATCCAGGCCGACGAGGCCGGCCGCGTGCGCCAGGATTTCCTGGCCCGCATCAGCCATGACCTGCGCACGCCGCTGACCTCGATCATCGGGTTCGCGGACCTGATCCAGGCGGGCGGGCGCGACGACGCGCCGCGCGGCGCGATCATCCGCCGCAGCGCCGACCACATGTTGGGCATGGTCAATGACCTGATCGACTACGCCGCGGGCGCTGGCGGCCAGGCGCTGCGCGTCTCGCCCGAGTATGTGCATGCCCTGCTGGACGCCGTGGCCAAGGAATCCGCGCCGATCGCGGCCAGGCAGAACAACCAGTTCCTGTTGCGCGTGTCGGCGTCGGTGCCCGCCGTGCTGGACATGGATGGCAAGCGCGTGCGGCAGGTGCTGTCCAACCTGATCGACAACGCCGCCAAGTTCACCCGGGGCGGCGTGCTGACGCTCACGGCCGACTACACGGAGCCCGGGGCGGGCGAGGCGTCGGGGCAGCTTGTGCTGTCGGTGCGCGACACGGGCTGCGGCATCGCGCCGCAGGACCGGCAGCGCATTTTCGAACCCTTCCAGCGGCTGGCTTCCGCGGACAACCAGCCGGGCGTCGGGCTGGGCCTGCCCATCGTCCAGCAATGGGTGCAGCGCATGGACGGCAGCATTGTCGTGGAGAGCGGCGTGGGGCAGGGCACGCTGGTCAGCGTGTCGCTGCCGGTCCGGAAGATGGACGAATCCCGCATCTCGCATCATTACATCGCGGCCGCGCCGCATGTCCTGCCGACGCTGGATGGCTCGGGCAAGCTGCTCTGGCTGGCCGAGGACACGCCGGAGATCCGTGAATTCCTGGTCGAGGAACTGGCCAGCATGGGCTTTGACGTGGACAGCGAATCCGATGGCCGGGGTATCGTGGCGCGCATCCAGGCCAGCGACGCGCGCCGTCCCGACCTGATCCTGACGGACCACCGCATGGAAGGCGCCGACGGCGCGGCCGTGCTCGCCGCCGCCCGTGCGCGCTGGCCGGACCTGCCGGTCGTCGCGGTGTCGGCAACGCCCCATGACACGCTGGCCGTGGACGGCGCGCGCTATGACGCCAGTCTGCTCAAGCCCATCAGCCTGGTCGAACTGCGCCATGTGCTGGGCCGGCTGCTGCATCTGCCGGTCAATCAAACGGCCAACGACGCCGAGCCGGCGCCGGTGCAGACGCCGCGCCTGTCCGGCGCCGATCTCGCCCAGGTGCAACGGCTGCTGGACAGCGGCGCCATCTCGGACCTGATCGATTGGGCGCGCGCGCTGCAGGCCCGCGACGCGGCCTTCCGGGACCTCGGCGAACAGTTCCGCCGCCTGGCCCGCCAGGGCGATATCGCGGGGATACGCGCACTGTGCGAGCGCGCGCGCGCGGACTGA
- a CDS encoding AraC family transcriptional regulator: MLEAAAAPTLPDVLLTPSSVRRRRESKGISVPAHVHQEGMLVLVHEGLVVVQSGGRVLSVLPGTLGWVPPGVLHGARWFGEARGSFLHVHPGICGRLPPVCRSWPSSRLIEALVERFTQGAWQDAPPSYQAQLFDVLLEELRQRSGEACVPLPMPADPRLQELANTLLDTPDDTAGIDEWAHRLNMSSRTLMRRFRRETGVTLGQWRQQARLLRALEMLFRGGSVTQVALSVGYESTSAFIGSFRTAFGMTPTRYLAGRA, translated from the coding sequence ATGCTTGAAGCGGCCGCCGCTCCCACCTTGCCCGACGTCCTCCTGACGCCGTCCAGCGTGCGCAGGCGGCGCGAATCCAAGGGCATTTCGGTGCCCGCGCATGTGCATCAAGAGGGCATGCTGGTGCTCGTCCACGAAGGGCTGGTGGTGGTGCAGTCGGGCGGGCGCGTGCTGTCGGTGCTGCCGGGCACCCTGGGCTGGGTGCCGCCGGGCGTGCTGCACGGGGCGCGTTGGTTTGGCGAGGCGCGCGGATCGTTCCTGCATGTGCACCCCGGCATCTGCGGGCGCTTGCCGCCGGTCTGCCGGTCGTGGCCTTCTTCCCGGCTGATCGAGGCGCTGGTCGAGCGCTTTACCCAGGGCGCGTGGCAAGACGCGCCGCCGTCCTATCAGGCGCAATTGTTCGACGTGCTGCTGGAAGAGCTCAGGCAGCGCAGCGGGGAGGCGTGCGTGCCCTTGCCGATGCCGGCCGATCCGCGCCTGCAAGAGCTAGCGAACACCCTGCTGGACACCCCGGACGACACGGCCGGCATCGACGAATGGGCCCATCGGCTGAACATGTCTTCGCGCACCCTGATGCGGCGCTTTCGCCGGGAAACCGGCGTGACGCTGGGGCAGTGGCGCCAGCAGGCGCGGCTGTTGCGGGCGCTGGAAATGCTGTTCCGCGGCGGGTCGGTCACGCAGGTCGCGCTGTCGGTCGGCTACGAGAGCACCAGCGCGTTCATCGGCAGTTTCCGCACGGCGTTCGGGATGACGCCCACGCGGTATCTCGCGGGCCGTGCCTAG